In a single window of the Strongyloides ratti genome assembly S_ratti_ED321, scaffold srae_scaffold0000017 genome:
- a CDS encoding Reverse transcriptase domain and Integrase, catalytic core domain and Zinc finger, CCHC-type domain and Peptidase A2A, retrovirus, catalytic domain and Ribonuclease H-like domain and Peptidase A2A, retrovirus RVP subgroup domain and Aspartic peptidase domain-containing protein, whose protein sequence is MENATIWLQQLEKAIRLDDLVESELDILLIKLDLSIFKLVEKRGFNNCQEIKQFLKDNYDGTSSTEYSLRKLVTFKLNLESANALELSLNELEKLMATAHSSLGEKALEREIHTYILKSLAHNTALLHATGYSLNNRSIEELKTEIVTAYKLTSQEKSLHCSYCKKSNHTVDNCRRKNGECLRCGAGDHKLNECSQRNSKSPPIFRNPYSITKPTASTKTTAPTVSTESTVPTESTTATVHCQMKERPLHNAPDHVDNQKETTKEIDKIDITDTENFSEEEEEEENITVYEPNELKEPYLTIIEQANETNGLYIVNVTIKNHCFRGLIDTGSQVSIIPTECAKYITDISTLPTRTIRTASGTFTVKRIPESIEMIIENYKISIQDLLISPNTFHGFEGILGLDVLKKINIHITFNNKSLNTDLIVNHVVINKNNLNTKNDSLDQIANKFKIAIRLRFPNLEPKNKYDVGRSINTAPIQKFVNVKPLNIKFYSCPITPDLLANIHEMEHYGIIRRSKALEIQPFYSIIKRDKNNQPKPFTDQNNTVHQRVRILFDARELNHKTVKLNYEPNTLAKIIQSLRKFTFASVIDLHQGFFQIKLNPENCKNFNFKVGTTTYSYARLPQGCINSPIIFQRSIELLFEEFRERSTKDNFQLEIYQDDIILLTSKDAIHHLRILEEMLSTLSEKDARLSVAKSKFLKKEIEYLSWKFSYDSIKPSDSSISKLVNSTLPVKKKNLYSIIQAANYFHTAIPNWEKITRPLYQLTRGNLNDKIEWNQQQHLYKNLLTALLEIPPLKMMDPSKPLILAVDASNEAVGGYLYQEEGNKRQILGHFCNVLGPTIKARSPSYLELKSIAVGVDKFKNLITGRTLYIHSDHKPLSTLLHSKSITQPKHFELMASINQYATAIKYLPGNENTLADLLSRPNTTSNISKCYAILETTSQERDTMTQIILQDQNNLKDFDIELKGMKFKKGGDGKLKLPLSRNKSILKLIEMYHEKYAHLSARKMEELIKNKYLIQNLRQHINKYLEKCEICQKIKDEDCLRPELKTIQYPEETWEIVASEILVILQHGKVIQFICTLSRFWIPVLLENLTAENTINITIKEIFSRFGSPKKLIVDSGTNYKNADMKKLCDTFNIEISYCTPDHKTGNSIAERSFRTMRTILMKLKCITDKDATFDLKSAINYAAFIYNISKNDTTRKTPFQIMFGREPNNIDIIGMEIGISENVTLEKIKMLRMSARITSEILRQRQNQELNKSRGKDELRIGSKVFIKSHPANKLQLPFQGPYIVKKIIEDTCHLSIEGRPGRPLVRNKAQLKLFQDRKPTMEPGSRNLD, encoded by the exons ATGGAAAACGCCACTATCTGGCTCCAACAACTTGAAAAAGCAATACGTTTAGATGACCTAGTAGAAAGTGAACTTGACATTCTCTTAATCAAGCTAGACCTCTCAATTTTCAAACTAGTAGAGAAAAGAGGGTTCAACAATTGTCaagaaataaaacaatttctCAAGGACAACTACGATGGAACTAGCTCAACTGAATACTCATTACGCAAACTAGTCACTTTCAAATTGAATCTAGAATCTGCCAATGCACTTGAACTATCGTTGAACGAACTAGAAAAACTAATGGCAACTGCCCACAGCAGTTTAGGAGAAAAGGCCCTAGAGCGAGAAATTCATACCTACATCCTGAAATCCTTAGCCCATAACACAGCTCTCCTACATGCCACTGGATACTCCCTCAACAACCGATCTATCGAAGAATTAAAGACAGAAATAGTTACAGCCTACAAATTAACCAGTCAAGAAAAGAGCCTTCACTGTTCCTATTGTAAGAAAAGCAATCACACTGTGGACAACTGTAGACGCAAAAATGGAGAATGCCTAAGATGTGGAGCTGGTGATCACAAACTTAATGAATGCTCCCAAAGAAACA GTAAATCTCCACCAATCTTTCGAAACCCATACTCTATCACCAAACCCACTGCTTCCACCAAAACTACTGCCCCCACTGTCTCTACTGAATCAACTGTCCCCACTGAATCCACCACCGCCACAGTCCACTGTCAAATGAAAGAAAGACCACTCCACAATGCTCCTGACCATGTCGACAACCAAAAAGAAACTACCAAAGAAATTGACAAGATTGACATAACCGATACCGAAAATTTCAGtgaagaagaagaagaagaagaaaacATTACTGTCTATGAACcaaatgaattaaaagaaCCATATCTAACTATTATCGAACAGGCCAATGAAACTAATGGATTGTATATTGTCAATGTAACCATAAAGAACCACTGCTTCAGAGGATTGATAGACACTGGATCCCAAGTTTCTATCATACCAACGGAATGTGCCAAGTACATCACTGACATATCTACATTACCTACCCGAACGATCCGTACTGCAAGTGGCACCTTCACAGTAAAAAGAATCCCAGAATCTATTGAGATGATCATTGAAAACTACAAAATATCAATCCAAGACTTGTTAATATCTCCAAACACTTTTCATGGTTTTGAAGGAATACTAGGGCTTGATGTGTTGAAGAAAATAAACATTCACATTAcgtttaataataaatcattaaaCACTGATCTTATTGTAAATCATGTTgtgattaataaaaataatcttaacACTAAAAATGATTCTTTAGATCAAATTGCCAATAAATTTAAGATTGCCATACGCCTAAGATTCCCAAATCTAGAACCCAAGAATAAATATGATGTGGGAAGAAGCATCAACACTGCCCCCATCCAAAAATTTGTCAATGTGAAACCCctaaacataaaattttacagtTGCCCCATCACACCAGATCTTCTTGCAAACATCCACGAAATGGAACACTACGGAATTATAAGACGATCAAAGGCTCTTGAAATCCAACCTTTTTACTCAATTATAAAAAGGGACAAAAACAACCAACCGAAACCATTCACTGATCAAAACAATACTGTTCACCAAAGAGTTCGCATCCTGTTTGACGCAAGAGAGCTGAATCATAAAACTGTAAAACTGAACTACGAACCCAACACTCTTGCGAAAATCATACAATCATTACGAAAATTCACCTTCGCCTCTGTCATTGACCTACATCAAGGATTCTTccaaataaaattgaatccAGAAAATTGCAAAAATTTCAACTTCAAGGTAGGAACAACAACCTATTCATATGCAAGATTACCTCAGGGATGCATCAACAGTCCAATCATATTCCAACGAAGCATTGAACTACTATTTGAAGAATTCAGGGAAAGGTCAACAAAGGACAATTTTCAACTTGAAATTTACCAAGACGACATTATCCTATTGACCTCAAAGGATGCTATTCATCACCTCAGAATACTTGAAGAAATGCTCTCCACATTGAGTGAAAAAGATGCTAGACTGTCTGTAGCCAAATCAAAGTTCCTGAAGAAAGAAATTGAATACTTATCCTGGAAATTCAGTTACGACAGCATAAAACCAAGTGACAGTTCTATCTCCAAATTAGTAAACTCAACTCTACCTGTGAAAAAGAAGAATCTATACTCAATAATACAAGCTGCTAACTACTTTCACACTGCCATACCAAATTGGGAGAAAATAACTCGCCCACTATACCAACTGACTCGCGGTAACCTCAACGATAAAATAGAATGGAACCAACAACAACATCTATACAAGAATCTTTTAACAGCTCTATTAGAGATACCTCCACTAAAAATGATGGACCCATCAAAACCACTAATTCTAGCGGTTGACGCCTCAAACGAAGCCGTTGGAGGCTATTTATACCAGGAAGAAGGAAACAAACGACAAATTTTAGGTCACTTTTGCAACGTTCTAGGCCCCACCATCAAAGCCCGAAGCCCGAGTTATCTCGAACTAAAGAGCATTGCTGTGGGAGTTGACAAATTCAAAAACTTGATAACCGGACGGACACTCTACATTCACTCTGACCACAAGCCCCTAAGCACACTACTTCACAGCAAATCCATTACCCAACCAAAACACTTTGAATTAATGGCATCCATAAACCAATACGCTACCGCAATCAAATACCTACCTGGAAACGAAAACACCCTAGCCGACCTCTTGTCACGACCCAATACCACCTCCAATATCTCCAAATGCTATGCTATTTTAGAAACTACTTCTCAAGAACGAGACACTATGACCCAAATCATATTACAAGATCAAAATAACCTGAAAGACTTTGACATTGAACTTAAAGGAATGAAATTTAAGAAGGGAGGGGATGGCAAGCTAAAGCTACCATTATCCAGAAATAAATCAATCCTGAAACTCATTGAAATGTACCATGAAAAATATGCTCACCTCTCTGCAAGAAAAATGGAAGAACTAATAAAGAACAAATACTTGATCCAGAATCTACGACAACATATCAACAAATACTTAGAGAAATGTGAAATCTGTCAAAAGATTAAAGATGAAGACTGTCTACGACCTGAACTGAAAACCATTCAATACCCAGAAGAAACCTGGGAGATAGTCGCCAGCGAAATCCTAGTGATACTTCAACACGGCAAAGTAATTCAATTCATCTGCACCCTATCCAGATTCTGGATACCTGTACTACTCGAGAACCTGACTGCAGAAAATACCATCAACATcacaataaaagaaatattctCCCGTTTCGGCTCCCCCAAAAAACTGATAGTAGATAGTGGCACTAATTACAAAAACGCAGACATGAAAAAACTATGCGACACATTCAATATTGAAATAAGCTACTGCACTCCAGATCACAAAACAGGTAACAGCATTGCAGAACGCTCCTTCCGCACTATGCGCACAATACTAATGAAGCTGAAATGTATCACGGACAAAGATGCAACTTTTGATCTAAAATCAGCCATCAACTACGCTGCATTCATCTACAACATTTCAAAAAACGACACCACCAGAAAGACCCCTTTCCAAATCATGTTCGGCAGAGAGCCAAACAATATCGACATTATAGGAATGGAAATAGGAATAAGTGAGAATGTCACCCTtgagaaaataaaaatgctAAGAATGTCAGCCCGAATCACCTCAGAAATTCTAAGACAAAGACAAAATCAAGAACTAAACAAATCTAGAGGCAAGGACGAACTAAGAATAGGAAgcaaagtttttataaaatcacACCCAGCCAACAAGCTCCAACTTCCTTTCCAGGGACCTTACATTGTGAAGAAAATTATTGAAGACACTTGTCATTTATCAATTGAAGGAAGACCAGGAAGACCTCTAGTCCGAAACAAAGCCCAACTGAAACTTTTCCAAGACAGGAAACCTACAATGGAACCAGGCAGCAGAAATCTAGATTGA